In Sphaeramia orbicularis chromosome 3, fSphaOr1.1, whole genome shotgun sequence, a genomic segment contains:
- the gpatch1 gene encoding G patch domain-containing protein 1 isoform X2: MASDSDSDEDFVTYGTPLEPLEEDEPLKKPIPLHEQTVKDEKGRYKRFHGAFTGGFSAGYFNTVGSKEGWTPSTFVSSRQQKAEKHNARPEDFMDEEDFSEHGIAPREITTSQEFSSGHRDETREKARAVNAQAALIPGDTLLEELIAPAQSSIGVELLRKMGWREGQGVGPRVKRKPRRQQPDNSTKLYGCAMPPAGSEESEDDEEEFAPENVTFAPKDVTPVDFTPRLGLQGLGYSGLDPGLALLGQGASEHINLFNPQSETRGQLFGDKQKHTRRGGVAGQAFGVGALEDDDEDIYHRDSMSRYDTVLGGEEPGDGLYGWTAPQQYTKRKDKNKDALYLGKILEGFTLAQKPAEEKTIFPPPILPRDYRPVHHFRPVIQVSRLSGVSPALAEALKSSRGHMTKDEPQQEGRHQLDSGQRRTLLGEETLQGPTSVMELLRPEDRERLQNIRNSSNLPPTKTTTSQTSHEALRPAGMSAGPSALSGVMSSSVQQQQQQQQQQQQEALTMWRGVQTSSQTFKPFEKNPSKQARYELYLNRLKQGDKDALEQSLDLGMTEWERSREREEFVRASILYRPSSSSLSSRFTRAKHQEDEDTVEVNRDQEGDVDDKQAAVKMKMFGKLTRETFEWHPDKLLCKRFNVPDPYPGSGVVGLPKVKRDKFSVFNFLTMTENRATPAPPKPAESGKKSRWDVSGQTEDEEEKKDPLSELLSAARNQTTETKLDQTSSPAVSTSVSSVQPRDSKHESEEQPNQEKKKEGDEEADEEEEEESRPPMDLFKAIFASSSDEKSSSSEGESDEEDQKEVQERADALTPNLFNITPTSSVTSSTNTNTTSTATMSSQQKAVTSQTSHEEEVFGPKLPPPSSALNRGGATSTHSSSEEVEKEKHSKKNKDKKHKNKKEHKHKKEKKKKHKKHKHKGKQKKSKKEDESSSEDSDKDSEGERGPVSTEELLKRLKNVRSHQTW; encoded by the exons ATGAGCCCCTGAAGAAACCCATCCCATTACATGAACAAACGGTTAAAGATGAGAAGGGCCGATATAAGAGATTCCATGGGGCATTCACTGGGGGGTTTTCAGCTGGTTATTTTAACACTGTGGGCTCCAAAGAAG GATGGACTCCTTCGACCTTTGTGTCTTCACGGCAGCAGAAAGCAGAGAAACACAATGCCAGACCAGAGGATTTCATGGATGAGGAG GATTTCAGCGAGCACGGCATCGCTCCCAGAGAGATTACCACCAGTCAGGAGTTCTCATCCGGCCACAGAGATGAAACCAGGGAGAAGGCAAGAGCTGTCAATGCTCAGGCTGCACTGATCCCTGGAGACACTCTGCTGGAGGAACTGATCGCACCTGCCCA GTCGTCCATTGGGGTGGAGCTGCTGAGGAAGATGGGCTGGAGGGAAGGTCAGGGGGTGGGGCCACGTGTCAAGAGGAAACCTCGCCGGCAGCAGCCTG ATAATAGCACTAAACTTTACGGATGTGCGATGCCACCGGCTGGTTCAGAGGAGTCGGAG gatgatgaggaggagttTGCTCCGGAGAACGTGACCTTTGCTCCCAAAGATGTGACTCCAGTGGACTTCACCCCCAGACTCGGGCTTCAGGGTCTCGGGTACAGCGGTCTGGACCCAGGTCTGGCGTTACTGGGTCAAGGAGCATCTGAACACATCAACCTGTTCAATCCACAGTCTGAGACGAGAGGTCAGCTGTTTGgagacaaacagaaacacacacgaAGAGGAGGCGTCGCTGGACAG GCGTTTGGTGTTGGGGCActggaagatgatgatgaagacatcTACCACAGAGACTCCATGTCCAGATATGACACAGTCCTCGGAGGGGAGGAGCCTGGAGACGGACTGTACGGTTGGACAGCACCACAGCAGTACACTAAGAGAAAAG ATAAAAACAAGGATGCATTGTACCTTGGAAAAATCCTGGAGGGATTCACTCTGGCCCAAAAACCAGCTGAGGAAAAAACA ATCTTCCCTCCCCCTATCCTGCCCAGAGACTACCGTCCAGTCCATCATTTCCGCCCGGTGATCCAAGTGTCGAGGCTTTCCGGAGTAAGTCCAGCGCTGGCCGAGGCTCTGAAGTCCTCCAGAGGTCACATGACGAAGGATGAGCCCCAGCAAGAAGGACGGCACCAGCTGGACTCCGGCCAGAGGAGGACGCTCCTGGGAGAGGAGACACTACAAG GTCCCACTTCAGTCATGGAGCTGCTGAGGCCTGAGGACAGGGAGCGACTACAAAACATCCGCAACTCCTCCAACCTTCCTCCCACCAAAACCACAACCTCCCAAACCTCCCATGAAGCATTGCGTCCTGCTGGTATGTCTGCAGGACCATCAGCTCTAAGCGGTGTAATGTCCTCCAGtgtccaacagcagcagcagcagcagcagcagcagcagcaggaggctcTGACGATGTGGAGGGGAGTCCAGACCTCCTCTCAGACCTTCAAACCGTTTGAGAAAAACCCCAGCAAACAGGCACGATATGAACTGTACCTGAACCGCCTGAAACAGGGAGACAAAG ATGCCCTGGAGCAGAGTCTGGACCTTGGGATGACAGAGTGGGAGCGCagcagggagagggaggagttTGTCCGAGCCTCTATCCTCTACCGACCCAGCTCTTCATCACTCTCCTCTCGCTTCACCAGAGCCAAACACCAGGAGGATGAAGACACTGTGGAGGTCAACAGGGACCAGGAG GGCGATGTGGATGATAAACAGGCTGCAGTCAAGATGAAGATGTTTGGAAAACTGACCCGAGAAACATTCGAGTGGCATCCTGACAAGCTGCTCTGCAAGAGGTTCAATGTGCCTGATCCTTACCCAGG GTCAGGTGTGGTGGGTCTGCCCAAGGTGAAGAGAGATAAGTTTTCAGTCTTTAACTTCCTGACGATGACAGAGAACCGAGCCACACCAG CTCCTCCAAAGCCTGCAGAGTCGGGGAAGAAGTCGAGGTGGGATGTTTCAGGTCAAACagaggacgaggaggagaagaaggaccCACTGAGTGAGTTGCTCAGCGCTGCACGGAACCAAACCACTGAGACCAAACTGGATCAAACCTCCTCACCTGCAGTATCCACCTCAGTCAGCAGCGTCCAGCCCAGAGACTCCAAACATGAG TCAGAGGAGCAGCCAAaccaagagaagaagaaagaaggtgATGAAGAAgcagatgaggaggaagaggaggagagcagGCCTCCAATGGACCTCTTCAAGGCTATCTTCGCCAGCTCCTCCGATGAGAAGTCCTCTTCATCAGAGGGAGAGAGTGATGAGGAGGACCAGAAGGAGGTTCAGGAACGAGCTGATGCACTGACACCAAACCTTTTCAATATTACGCCCACATCCTCCGTCACATCCtccaccaacaccaacaccacctCTACAGCCACCATGTCCAGCCAGCAGAAAG CTGTAACATCTCAGACGTCACATGAAGAGGAGGTGTTTGGTCCGAAGCTGCCGCCTCCTTCATCTGCCCTCA ACAGAGGAGGCGCCACCTCTACCCACTCCTCCAGCgaggaggtggagaaggagaAACACAGCAAGAAGAACAAAGACAAGAAACACAAGAACAAGAAGGAGCACAAAcacaagaaggagaagaag
- the gpatch1 gene encoding G patch domain-containing protein 1 isoform X1, which produces MASDSDSDEDFVTYGTPLEPLEEDEPLKKPIPLHEQTVKDEKGRYKRFHGAFTGGFSAGYFNTVGSKEGWTPSTFVSSRQQKAEKHNARPEDFMDEEDFSEHGIAPREITTSQEFSSGHRDETREKARAVNAQAALIPGDTLLEELIAPAQSSIGVELLRKMGWREGQGVGPRVKRKPRRQQPDNSTKLYGCAMPPAGSEESEDDEEEFAPENVTFAPKDVTPVDFTPRLGLQGLGYSGLDPGLALLGQGASEHINLFNPQSETRGQLFGDKQKHTRRGGVAGQAFGVGALEDDDEDIYHRDSMSRYDTVLGGEEPGDGLYGWTAPQQYTKRKDKNKDALYLGKILEGFTLAQKPAEEKTIFPPPILPRDYRPVHHFRPVIQVSRLSGVSPALAEALKSSRGHMTKDEPQQEGRHQLDSGQRRTLLGEETLQGPTSVMELLRPEDRERLQNIRNSSNLPPTKTTTSQTSHEALRPAGMSAGPSALSGVMSSSVQQQQQQQQQQQQEALTMWRGVQTSSQTFKPFEKNPSKQARYELYLNRLKQGDKDALEQSLDLGMTEWERSREREEFVRASILYRPSSSSLSSRFTRAKHQEDEDTVEVNRDQEGDVDDKQAAVKMKMFGKLTRETFEWHPDKLLCKRFNVPDPYPGSGVVGLPKVKRDKFSVFNFLTMTENRATPAPPKPAESGKKSRWDVSGQTEDEEEKKDPLSELLSAARNQTTETKLDQTSSPAVSTSVSSVQPRDSKHESEEQPNQEKKKEGDEEADEEEEEESRPPMDLFKAIFASSSDEKSSSSEGESDEEDQKEVQERADALTPNLFNITPTSSVTSSTNTNTTSTATMSSQQKAAVTSQTSHEEEVFGPKLPPPSSALNRGGATSTHSSSEEVEKEKHSKKNKDKKHKNKKEHKHKKEKKKKHKKHKHKGKQKKSKKEDESSSEDSDKDSEGERGPVSTEELLKRLKNVRSHQTW; this is translated from the exons ATGAGCCCCTGAAGAAACCCATCCCATTACATGAACAAACGGTTAAAGATGAGAAGGGCCGATATAAGAGATTCCATGGGGCATTCACTGGGGGGTTTTCAGCTGGTTATTTTAACACTGTGGGCTCCAAAGAAG GATGGACTCCTTCGACCTTTGTGTCTTCACGGCAGCAGAAAGCAGAGAAACACAATGCCAGACCAGAGGATTTCATGGATGAGGAG GATTTCAGCGAGCACGGCATCGCTCCCAGAGAGATTACCACCAGTCAGGAGTTCTCATCCGGCCACAGAGATGAAACCAGGGAGAAGGCAAGAGCTGTCAATGCTCAGGCTGCACTGATCCCTGGAGACACTCTGCTGGAGGAACTGATCGCACCTGCCCA GTCGTCCATTGGGGTGGAGCTGCTGAGGAAGATGGGCTGGAGGGAAGGTCAGGGGGTGGGGCCACGTGTCAAGAGGAAACCTCGCCGGCAGCAGCCTG ATAATAGCACTAAACTTTACGGATGTGCGATGCCACCGGCTGGTTCAGAGGAGTCGGAG gatgatgaggaggagttTGCTCCGGAGAACGTGACCTTTGCTCCCAAAGATGTGACTCCAGTGGACTTCACCCCCAGACTCGGGCTTCAGGGTCTCGGGTACAGCGGTCTGGACCCAGGTCTGGCGTTACTGGGTCAAGGAGCATCTGAACACATCAACCTGTTCAATCCACAGTCTGAGACGAGAGGTCAGCTGTTTGgagacaaacagaaacacacacgaAGAGGAGGCGTCGCTGGACAG GCGTTTGGTGTTGGGGCActggaagatgatgatgaagacatcTACCACAGAGACTCCATGTCCAGATATGACACAGTCCTCGGAGGGGAGGAGCCTGGAGACGGACTGTACGGTTGGACAGCACCACAGCAGTACACTAAGAGAAAAG ATAAAAACAAGGATGCATTGTACCTTGGAAAAATCCTGGAGGGATTCACTCTGGCCCAAAAACCAGCTGAGGAAAAAACA ATCTTCCCTCCCCCTATCCTGCCCAGAGACTACCGTCCAGTCCATCATTTCCGCCCGGTGATCCAAGTGTCGAGGCTTTCCGGAGTAAGTCCAGCGCTGGCCGAGGCTCTGAAGTCCTCCAGAGGTCACATGACGAAGGATGAGCCCCAGCAAGAAGGACGGCACCAGCTGGACTCCGGCCAGAGGAGGACGCTCCTGGGAGAGGAGACACTACAAG GTCCCACTTCAGTCATGGAGCTGCTGAGGCCTGAGGACAGGGAGCGACTACAAAACATCCGCAACTCCTCCAACCTTCCTCCCACCAAAACCACAACCTCCCAAACCTCCCATGAAGCATTGCGTCCTGCTGGTATGTCTGCAGGACCATCAGCTCTAAGCGGTGTAATGTCCTCCAGtgtccaacagcagcagcagcagcagcagcagcagcagcaggaggctcTGACGATGTGGAGGGGAGTCCAGACCTCCTCTCAGACCTTCAAACCGTTTGAGAAAAACCCCAGCAAACAGGCACGATATGAACTGTACCTGAACCGCCTGAAACAGGGAGACAAAG ATGCCCTGGAGCAGAGTCTGGACCTTGGGATGACAGAGTGGGAGCGCagcagggagagggaggagttTGTCCGAGCCTCTATCCTCTACCGACCCAGCTCTTCATCACTCTCCTCTCGCTTCACCAGAGCCAAACACCAGGAGGATGAAGACACTGTGGAGGTCAACAGGGACCAGGAG GGCGATGTGGATGATAAACAGGCTGCAGTCAAGATGAAGATGTTTGGAAAACTGACCCGAGAAACATTCGAGTGGCATCCTGACAAGCTGCTCTGCAAGAGGTTCAATGTGCCTGATCCTTACCCAGG GTCAGGTGTGGTGGGTCTGCCCAAGGTGAAGAGAGATAAGTTTTCAGTCTTTAACTTCCTGACGATGACAGAGAACCGAGCCACACCAG CTCCTCCAAAGCCTGCAGAGTCGGGGAAGAAGTCGAGGTGGGATGTTTCAGGTCAAACagaggacgaggaggagaagaaggaccCACTGAGTGAGTTGCTCAGCGCTGCACGGAACCAAACCACTGAGACCAAACTGGATCAAACCTCCTCACCTGCAGTATCCACCTCAGTCAGCAGCGTCCAGCCCAGAGACTCCAAACATGAG TCAGAGGAGCAGCCAAaccaagagaagaagaaagaaggtgATGAAGAAgcagatgaggaggaagaggaggagagcagGCCTCCAATGGACCTCTTCAAGGCTATCTTCGCCAGCTCCTCCGATGAGAAGTCCTCTTCATCAGAGGGAGAGAGTGATGAGGAGGACCAGAAGGAGGTTCAGGAACGAGCTGATGCACTGACACCAAACCTTTTCAATATTACGCCCACATCCTCCGTCACATCCtccaccaacaccaacaccacctCTACAGCCACCATGTCCAGCCAGCAGAAAG CAGCTGTAACATCTCAGACGTCACATGAAGAGGAGGTGTTTGGTCCGAAGCTGCCGCCTCCTTCATCTGCCCTCA ACAGAGGAGGCGCCACCTCTACCCACTCCTCCAGCgaggaggtggagaaggagaAACACAGCAAGAAGAACAAAGACAAGAAACACAAGAACAAGAAGGAGCACAAAcacaagaaggagaagaag